Part of the Fusobacterium sp. IOR10 genome is shown below.
TAAAAGGTGATGACTTACTTTCTATAATTACAGATACAGATGGGTTAGTTAACCAAATGGTAGTTACAGCAAATGGAAAGGGAGAGGTTAAGGGATATTTAAATAATCCAACAGCAGATTTGCCATGTAAACAATTATCAAATAAGGCAGATGTAGCTAATTTAATAGGAAAAGGAACCCTTAGAGTTATTAAGGATATGGGGTTAAAGGAACCTTATTCTGGACTTTCTGAAATACTATCTGGAGAAATTGCTGAGGATATTGCATATTATTATGTAACTTCAGAACAAATTCCAACTGTAATTGCTTTGGGAGTTGAGCTATCAGATGAAAAAACAGTAAAAGTAGCTGGAGGATATATGGTTCAGTTATTCCCAGATGCAGATGAAAAATTTATAGATTTATTAGAGAAAAAAATAAAAGCTATGAGAAATGTAACAGAGCTTTTAAAGGGTGGAATGGATTTAGAAAGGATAGCTAAACTTATTTATGAAGATA
Proteins encoded:
- the hslO gene encoding Hsp33 family molecular chaperone HslO — translated: MIRGTSKNARFFIVDSTKIVQEALDIHKCSPTGINAFGRFLTAGLIMGGTLKGDDLLSIITDTDGLVNQMVVTANGKGEVKGYLNNPTADLPCKQLSNKADVANLIGKGTLRVIKDMGLKEPYSGLSEILSGEIAEDIAYYYVTSEQIPTVIALGVELSDEKTVKVAGGYMVQLFPDADEKFIDLLEKKIKAMRNVTELLKGGMDLERIAKLIYEDMDDENYEKLIEPYEILESKEVKYFCNCNKEKYYKGLIALGKEELEKVLTETNGKVETECHFCGKKYEFSREDLKEFLNN